From Streptomyces asiaticus, one genomic window encodes:
- a CDS encoding S26 family signal peptidase: protein MPGDPVPQGGVAPHERTPGGTVPSGKLVLLGDNPSVSYDSRQAGYFPAERVLGTVLFRSQQP, encoded by the coding sequence ATGCCCGGCGACCCGGTGCCGCAGGGGGGAGTGGCCCCTCATGAGCGGACGCCTGGAGGCACCGTTCCGTCCGGCAAGCTCGTCCTTCTCGGTGACAACCCCTCGGTGAGCTACGACTCGCGGCAAGCTGGGTACTTCCCGGCGGAGCGTGTGCTGGGCACCGTGCTGTTCAGAAGCCAACAGCCGTAA
- a CDS encoding TetR/AcrR family transcriptional regulator, with protein MARRRDERIDRSVLAAVSELVREVGYSALTMEAIAARAGTTKPAIRRRWKSRQHLIVAAMAHERVGVVEIDTGCLHCDIVGHLEALRVGLADPALSRVIPALLADLANDPQLHEEFLTIVWEPRRNACAVSLRRARERGEVQQLDVDLLLDLFAAPVVFRALFRHAELGPDFAELVTRAVLVGVGDSRTSYCTRQAGQASSR; from the coding sequence ATGGCACGCCGACGCGACGAGCGCATCGACCGCTCCGTGCTGGCCGCGGTGTCCGAGCTGGTGCGGGAGGTCGGCTACTCGGCGCTGACCATGGAGGCCATCGCCGCCCGCGCGGGCACCACCAAGCCGGCCATCCGCCGCCGCTGGAAGAGCCGGCAGCACCTGATCGTCGCGGCCATGGCGCACGAACGGGTCGGCGTCGTGGAGATCGACACCGGCTGCCTGCACTGCGACATCGTCGGGCACCTGGAGGCGCTGCGCGTCGGCCTGGCCGATCCCGCCCTCAGCCGCGTGATCCCCGCACTGCTGGCCGACCTCGCCAACGATCCCCAGCTGCACGAGGAATTCCTCACCATCGTCTGGGAACCCCGCAGGAATGCCTGTGCGGTCTCTCTGCGCAGAGCGCGGGAACGCGGCGAGGTGCAGCAGCTCGATGTCGACCTCCTGCTGGACCTGTTCGCCGCACCCGTCGTCTTCCGGGCGTTGTTTCGCCATGCCGAGCTGGGGCCGGACTTCGCCGAACTCGTCACCCGTGCCGTGCTCGTCGGGGTGGGGGACTCCAGGACGTCCTACTGCACACGCCAAGCTGGTCAGGCGAGCTCGCGCTGA
- a CDS encoding S66 family peptidase, with amino-acid sequence MVVTAPSGQLEPGEEPLLARGVAILERMGFRVRVSPMVDPARNRWWASGTPAEQADELNALLRDPEVRAIVAHTGGQATIGYLDLIDLDAIRADPKPILGYSDISLLHMALYAKTGLVGFHADIATHGFGGDWYTLGDEARRSELVDLYTRVLTKAEAPGALPARGAWETWRPGRAQGPLFGGLLNRLVLLQATPFAPAPERFEGAVLFWEEVQRPVSRIWNDLHTLRLSGVLDRIAGMVVGIPTEVTPHEGGGAHAGLRDVVLNVLAQRDIPVLAQVDFGHTSPNLPLPIGVRAHVDADNRRLSLLESAVAEG; translated from the coding sequence GTGGTCGTCACCGCGCCCTCGGGCCAGCTCGAGCCGGGTGAGGAACCACTGCTCGCCCGCGGTGTGGCGATACTCGAGCGGATGGGTTTCCGCGTGCGGGTCAGCCCGATGGTCGACCCGGCGCGGAATCGCTGGTGGGCATCGGGCACTCCGGCGGAGCAGGCCGATGAACTCAATGCTTTGCTCCGGGACCCGGAGGTGCGGGCCATCGTCGCGCATACCGGTGGACAGGCGACCATCGGCTATCTCGATTTGATCGATCTGGACGCGATCCGGGCCGACCCGAAACCGATCCTCGGCTACAGCGATATCTCGCTGCTGCACATGGCGTTGTACGCCAAGACCGGCCTCGTCGGCTTCCACGCCGATATCGCCACCCACGGTTTCGGCGGCGATTGGTACACGCTGGGCGACGAGGCCCGTCGCTCCGAGCTCGTCGACCTCTACACCCGTGTGCTGACCAAGGCCGAGGCGCCGGGCGCGCTGCCGGCGAGGGGGGCTTGGGAAACCTGGCGGCCGGGCCGCGCGCAGGGACCACTGTTCGGCGGTTTGCTGAACCGCCTGGTCCTCCTCCAGGCGACACCGTTCGCGCCGGCCCCCGAACGGTTCGAGGGCGCCGTGTTGTTCTGGGAGGAGGTGCAGCGGCCGGTCTCGCGGATCTGGAACGACCTGCATACCCTGCGGCTGTCCGGTGTGCTGGACCGGATCGCGGGCATGGTGGTCGGCATCCCGACCGAGGTCACGCCCCACGAGGGTGGCGGAGCGCACGCAGGTCTACGCGACGTGGTACTCAATGTCCTGGCGCAGCGTGACATCCCGGTCCTCGCCCAGGTCGACTTCGGTCACACCTCGCCCAACCTGCCGCTGCCCATCGGCGTCCGCGCACACGTGGACGCGGACAACCGGAGGCTGTCCCTGCTCGAGTCGGCGGTCGCGGAAGGCTGA
- a CDS encoding ABC transporter ATP-binding protein, which yields MLADRRATNSARRNLDRREALVQSGLALFAALVSGGGLIWAVISARSGHLSLGDITIFIAAVAGVQSSLVAVAGHLSSSHHALMMFDHYRAVITAGADLPVAASPRPLPALRRGIEFRDVWFRYSEEHPWVLAGVNLSIPHGKALALVGLNGSGKSTLVKLICRFYDPTRGAILWDGVDLRARRAARRGAGGRGGADGEEGAVDPAPFPPGHRAGARGEAALVHQADSRHARRPGAAGGSGPS from the coding sequence ATGCTCGCCGACCGACGCGCCACGAACTCCGCGAGACGGAACCTGGACCGGCGCGAGGCCCTCGTCCAGTCGGGCCTCGCCCTGTTCGCCGCGCTCGTCTCCGGTGGTGGTCTGATCTGGGCGGTCATCTCGGCCCGTTCGGGACACCTCTCGCTCGGTGACATCACGATCTTTATCGCGGCGGTGGCCGGAGTGCAGAGTTCCCTCGTCGCCGTCGCGGGACATCTGTCCAGTTCACACCATGCGCTGATGATGTTCGACCACTACCGTGCGGTGATCACTGCGGGAGCCGATCTGCCGGTGGCCGCCTCACCTCGACCGCTGCCCGCCCTACGGCGAGGAATCGAGTTCCGGGACGTGTGGTTCCGTTACTCCGAGGAACACCCCTGGGTCCTGGCGGGCGTCAACCTCTCGATTCCTCACGGGAAGGCGCTGGCCCTTGTCGGACTGAACGGTTCCGGAAAGTCCACCCTGGTCAAACTGATCTGCAGATTCTACGACCCCACCCGGGGTGCCATCCTCTGGGACGGCGTGGATCTGCGCGCGCGGCGGGCGGCTCGCCGCGGGGCGGGTGGTCGTGGTGGAGCGGATGGTGAAGAGGGAGCGGTGGACCCGGCGCCCTTTCCACCGGGACATCGGGCCGGCGCAAGGGGCGAAGCTGCGTTGGTTCATCAAGCGGATAGCCGCCATGCCCGGCGACCCGGTGCCGCAGGGGGGAGTGGCCCCTCATGA
- a CDS encoding TSUP family transporter, protein MLIGIGLLTGVTTVLFGFGGGFAAVPAVVWADAALGADAMRVATGTSALVMVVNAAFATAVTPRRVLGALRRSTGLLLLLAAGATAGALATRLAPPALVLWSFVAYVAITIVDLLLRPGFLRPRAPIEEPADGPRPLPAVLGAPIGAVAAFLGVGGSVMTVPAMRRAGHTMHVASALANPLTLAIALPATAVSLAGTALPASAGAHVHLVGLVDPGAAAALLAGALPVIGVLRRRPPRIPDRIYAWAYVGLLTVVVAAMSLSDVSR, encoded by the coding sequence ATGTTGATCGGGATCGGGCTCCTCACCGGAGTGACGACGGTGCTGTTCGGGTTCGGCGGCGGGTTCGCCGCGGTCCCGGCGGTGGTGTGGGCGGACGCCGCGCTCGGCGCGGACGCGATGCGGGTGGCGACGGGCACCTCGGCCCTGGTGATGGTGGTGAACGCGGCGTTCGCCACGGCCGTCACACCCCGGCGCGTGCTCGGCGCCCTCCGCCGCAGCACGGGGCTGCTCCTCCTGCTGGCGGCCGGTGCTACGGCCGGTGCGCTCGCCACCCGCCTCGCCCCACCGGCGCTGGTCCTCTGGTCGTTCGTCGCGTATGTGGCCATCACCATCGTCGACCTGCTGCTGCGCCCCGGCTTCCTGCGCCCCCGCGCACCCATCGAGGAGCCGGCGGACGGACCGAGGCCGCTGCCGGCCGTACTCGGCGCCCCCATCGGCGCGGTCGCGGCCTTCCTCGGTGTCGGGGGCAGCGTCATGACCGTCCCCGCGATGAGGCGCGCCGGGCACACGATGCACGTGGCGAGCGCGCTGGCCAACCCTCTGACCTTGGCCATCGCGCTCCCGGCCACCGCGGTCTCGCTCGCCGGCACCGCGCTCCCGGCCTCCGCCGGTGCGCACGTCCACCTGGTGGGCCTCGTCGACCCCGGTGCCGCCGCAGCCCTGCTCGCCGGTGCCCTGCCGGTCATCGGAGTGCTGCGGCGACGCCCACCTCGCATCCCCGACCGGATCTACGCCTGGGCGTACGTGGGGCTGCTCACCGTCGTGGTGGCGGCGATGTCGCTGTCGGACGTCTCACGGTGA
- a CDS encoding sensor histidine kinase: protein MAVPLTGIAAVAAVAVRTSLLRQAAPKTRFSAENLALAHHNYDLDRVLRPCNKPFEVRDEASVPGRAYICRWDSMPPAWKGLLTEPKGGALSLWPFNGATAYWFAVADESEILGRAPNWVLLAENPLQREQERLRMVVWSLVGAVVFITAVASASAWYAAGRVLLPMEAIRAEFAKLSTHHLDRHVPLPRADNEISRLGRTLNKTLDRLYTAVEQQKRFVADASHELRTPLAALRTELELALAQPATTDWPRTVRDALGDTLRLQRLTTDLLLLARLDAHTHDMRPATREYVDLTGLVREEVARRHPPPDLAVNLHLSNASAHAPILVRGHRVLLARVLGNLLDNAERHATSTITVRLTHHPDRQQAILEVCDDGPGIPLEHHARVFERFTRLDDARAKDSGGAGLGLALAHHITTLHQGTLHITESTHGAHLTACLPTHTVTPEVPGPPSP, encoded by the coding sequence GTGGCCGTGCCTCTGACCGGAATCGCGGCCGTTGCCGCTGTGGCGGTACGGACAAGCCTCTTGCGCCAAGCTGCCCCGAAGACCAGGTTCTCAGCCGAAAACCTGGCCCTCGCGCACCACAATTACGATCTCGATCGCGTGCTGAGACCGTGCAACAAGCCTTTTGAGGTGCGGGATGAGGCGAGTGTGCCGGGTCGCGCCTACATCTGCCGCTGGGACTCGATGCCGCCGGCTTGGAAGGGGCTCCTGACCGAGCCGAAAGGCGGCGCACTGTCGTTGTGGCCGTTCAACGGAGCCACTGCCTACTGGTTCGCGGTGGCCGATGAATCCGAGATTTTGGGCCGGGCACCGAACTGGGTACTGCTGGCGGAAAATCCACTACAGCGGGAGCAGGAGCGGCTGCGAATGGTTGTGTGGTCGCTGGTAGGAGCGGTCGTTTTCATCACCGCTGTGGCGAGCGCGAGCGCCTGGTACGCGGCCGGGCGGGTGCTGCTGCCGATGGAAGCCATCCGCGCCGAGTTCGCCAAACTCAGCACGCACCACCTCGACCGGCATGTCCCCCTGCCCCGGGCGGACAACGAGATCAGTCGACTGGGCCGCACGCTGAACAAAACCTTGGACCGCCTGTATACGGCGGTCGAGCAGCAGAAACGCTTTGTCGCTGACGCCTCTCATGAACTGCGCACTCCTCTGGCCGCACTCCGCACCGAGCTCGAACTCGCCCTCGCCCAACCGGCCACCACCGACTGGCCGCGCACGGTCCGCGACGCACTCGGCGACACCCTCCGATTGCAACGCCTCACCACCGACCTGCTCCTCCTGGCCCGCTTGGACGCCCACACCCACGACATGCGCCCCGCCACCCGCGAATACGTCGACCTCACAGGCCTCGTCCGCGAAGAGGTGGCTCGCCGTCACCCGCCACCCGATCTTGCTGTGAACCTGCACCTCAGCAATGCCTCCGCACACGCTCCCATCCTTGTGCGTGGTCACCGGGTGCTGCTCGCACGAGTACTGGGCAACCTCCTCGACAACGCCGAGCGCCACGCCACCAGCACCATCACCGTCCGCCTCACCCATCACCCCGACCGGCAACAAGCCATACTCGAGGTCTGCGATGACGGCCCCGGCATCCCGCTGGAGCACCATGCCCGCGTCTTCGAACGCTTCACCCGCCTCGACGACGCCCGCGCCAAAGACAGCGGCGGCGCCGGTCTCGGCCTGGCCCTCGCCCATCACATCACCACCCTCCACCAGGGCACCCTCCACATCACGGAGAGCACCCACGGCGCACATCTGACCGCATGCCTCCCCACCCACACCGTGACACCCGAGGTCCCTGGACCGCCGTCACCGTGA
- a CDS encoding response regulator transcription factor yields MRILVVEDDRRLAGLLRRGLTGEGFAVDLAYEGPRGLELAMENAYDAAVVDVMLPGLNGFRLCARLREADVWTPVLMLTAKDGEYDEAEGLDTGADDYVTKPFSFVALTARLRALIRRGQRERPAAFEVGDLHIDPAARRCRRGEAVLALTAREFSVLEYLARRRGEVVAKTEVLEHVWDNDFDGDINIVEVYISALRRKIDTPFGVHTIQTVRGCGYRLDAGPASA; encoded by the coding sequence ATGCGGATTCTCGTGGTGGAAGACGATCGACGTCTGGCCGGCTTACTCAGACGGGGGCTGACCGGTGAGGGCTTTGCGGTCGACTTGGCTTATGAGGGGCCTCGCGGTCTGGAGCTGGCGATGGAGAACGCCTATGACGCCGCCGTTGTCGATGTGATGCTGCCCGGGCTGAACGGCTTCCGACTGTGCGCTCGGCTGCGCGAGGCGGATGTGTGGACGCCGGTGCTGATGCTCACCGCGAAGGACGGTGAGTACGACGAAGCTGAAGGGCTGGACACCGGTGCGGACGACTACGTCACCAAGCCCTTTTCCTTCGTGGCGCTGACCGCCCGGCTGAGGGCTCTGATCCGTCGTGGCCAGCGCGAACGCCCGGCGGCTTTCGAGGTCGGGGACTTACATATCGATCCGGCCGCACGACGCTGCCGCCGCGGGGAGGCGGTGCTGGCACTGACGGCCAGGGAGTTCTCGGTACTGGAGTACCTCGCCCGCCGCCGTGGCGAGGTAGTCGCCAAGACCGAGGTCCTGGAACACGTCTGGGACAACGACTTCGACGGCGACATCAACATCGTCGAGGTTTACATCAGTGCGCTGCGCCGCAAGATCGATACTCCGTTCGGCGTGCACACCATTCAGACAGTGCGCGGGTGCGGCTACCGTCTCGATGCCGGTCCCGCTTCCGCATGA
- a CDS encoding ABC transporter ATP-binding protein/permease has protein sequence MPELVLHANGRTWTLDASRSYTIGRDQQADISFIDRRVSRRHLIIRCDGGTWVIEDLGSANGTFAEGRRIQRIEIGHGSIIRLGDVSTGMRLDFTGAPAAVGDAHVRADAQVRADAQARADAQARADAQVRADAQARADPRIRAGLPQGESRPQARGATDRGTSAAAAATPPVVPGPRAGEAPGAAAGAAAVHGDDLFRPLPHPAASDLTRAAAPRTPLDTGDARDTDRPEGSAADPRGTAASLFIDRDPSGVHRLDLGQRLRIGRAPENELVVEGPYVSRHHAEFRPLPGGRFEIVDLGSHNGTYVNGQPVHRQVIGPYDIVGVGHSTFRLAGDRLEEFVDTGEVSFTARNLTVTVGRGKTILNDVSFGVPEKSLVAVIGPSGSGKSTLLRALTGYRPADRGQVLYDHRDLYAQFAELRRRIGLVPQDDILHKELTVDTALKYAATLRFPGDTKAAERKARIDEVLQELKLDVHRAKKVASLSGGQRKRVSVALELLTKPSLLFLDEPTSGLDPGLDRDVMKLLRELADDGRTVLVVTHSVAELSLCDRVLVMAPDGSVAYFGPPGEALDYFGHESWADVFSAFENHREDDWGGRWRASRQYDRCIAEIDSAVPPQQPGTPATQPPARALQSKPQGWIGQLWTLMCRYVSVIASDKGFMALMLLLPAVLGGVSCLIPAKYGLAPPPPNSGFRYNQESGTILLVLVVGMCFSGAANSVRELIKERVIYERERATGLSRSAYLMSKVIVLGLITTMQSVVICAIGFSVRQLPAQGLLMPTAVEVCVVISALGFTTMLFGLVISALVRTPEKTMPLLVMFAVVQVVFTGVLFKLFDSPGIEQLGWLMPARWAVAGAGTTLDLAHTMPPWNLDKPDELDPLWAHTVAQWGIDLGVLLAIGLICGFAVARLLRRHEPEIMRD, from the coding sequence GTGCCGGAACTTGTACTGCATGCCAATGGACGCACCTGGACGTTGGACGCGTCCCGGAGCTACACCATCGGGCGCGACCAGCAGGCCGACATCTCGTTCATCGACCGCCGGGTCTCCCGGCGGCACCTGATCATCCGTTGTGACGGCGGGACGTGGGTCATCGAGGACCTCGGCAGCGCGAACGGCACGTTCGCCGAAGGGCGTCGTATCCAGCGGATCGAGATCGGCCACGGTTCGATCATCCGGCTGGGAGACGTCTCCACCGGCATGCGGCTGGACTTCACCGGAGCCCCGGCGGCGGTGGGTGACGCTCATGTGCGTGCCGACGCGCAGGTCCGTGCCGACGCCCAGGCCCGTGCTGACGCCCAGGCCCGTGCCGACGCGCAGGTCCGTGCCGACGCTCAGGCCCGTGCCGACCCTCGGATACGCGCGGGGCTGCCCCAGGGCGAGTCCCGTCCCCAGGCGCGGGGTGCCACGGATCGGGGCACCTCGGCGGCGGCCGCCGCCACACCCCCGGTGGTGCCCGGCCCCCGGGCGGGGGAGGCCCCGGGAGCCGCCGCGGGGGCGGCGGCAGTCCACGGCGACGACCTGTTCCGGCCCCTCCCCCACCCCGCCGCGTCCGACCTCACCCGTGCCGCGGCTCCCCGGACTCCCCTGGACACGGGCGACGCCCGGGACACCGACCGGCCCGAAGGATCCGCGGCCGACCCCCGTGGGACCGCCGCGTCCCTTTTCATCGACCGGGACCCCTCGGGCGTCCACCGACTCGACCTGGGCCAACGGCTGCGTATCGGTCGCGCGCCGGAGAACGAACTCGTGGTGGAGGGCCCGTATGTCTCCCGCCACCACGCCGAGTTCCGGCCCCTGCCCGGTGGCCGCTTCGAAATCGTCGACCTCGGCAGTCACAACGGCACCTATGTCAACGGGCAGCCCGTACACCGCCAGGTCATCGGCCCGTACGACATCGTCGGCGTCGGCCACTCCACCTTCCGACTCGCCGGAGACCGGCTGGAGGAGTTCGTCGACACCGGTGAGGTCTCCTTCACCGCCCGCAACCTGACGGTGACCGTCGGGCGCGGTAAGACCATCCTGAACGACGTCTCGTTCGGTGTCCCCGAGAAGTCGCTGGTCGCGGTGATCGGGCCGTCGGGCTCCGGGAAGTCCACCCTGCTGCGCGCGCTCACCGGCTACCGGCCCGCCGACCGTGGTCAGGTGCTCTACGACCACCGCGATCTCTACGCCCAGTTCGCCGAGTTGCGCCGCCGTATCGGCCTGGTCCCGCAGGATGACATCCTGCACAAGGAACTGACCGTCGACACCGCTCTGAAGTACGCCGCCACGCTCCGCTTCCCCGGTGACACCAAGGCGGCCGAGCGCAAGGCCCGTATCGACGAGGTGCTACAGGAGCTCAAACTCGACGTCCACCGGGCCAAGAAGGTCGCCTCACTCTCCGGCGGTCAGCGCAAGCGGGTGTCCGTGGCCCTGGAACTGCTGACCAAGCCCTCCCTGCTCTTCCTCGACGAGCCCACCTCCGGTCTGGACCCGGGCCTGGACCGTGATGTGATGAAGCTGCTGCGGGAGCTCGCCGACGACGGCCGCACCGTGCTGGTGGTGACGCACTCGGTCGCCGAACTGTCCTTGTGTGACCGGGTGTTGGTCATGGCGCCCGACGGCTCCGTGGCGTACTTCGGCCCCCCGGGCGAGGCCCTGGACTACTTCGGTCACGAGAGCTGGGCCGATGTCTTCTCCGCCTTCGAGAACCATCGCGAGGACGACTGGGGCGGGCGCTGGCGGGCCTCCCGGCAGTACGACCGGTGCATCGCGGAGATCGACTCGGCCGTACCGCCGCAGCAGCCGGGCACCCCCGCGACACAGCCGCCCGCACGGGCTCTACAGTCCAAACCACAGGGCTGGATCGGCCAGTTGTGGACGCTGATGTGCCGCTATGTGTCGGTCATCGCCTCCGACAAGGGCTTCATGGCGCTGATGCTGCTGCTCCCCGCCGTGCTGGGCGGAGTGAGCTGTCTGATTCCGGCGAAATACGGCCTCGCCCCGCCACCGCCCAACAGCGGTTTCCGCTACAACCAGGAGTCCGGAACCATTCTGCTGGTGCTGGTCGTCGGCATGTGCTTCTCCGGCGCGGCCAACTCCGTACGTGAATTGATCAAGGAACGGGTGATCTACGAACGGGAGAGAGCCACGGGTCTGTCCCGCTCCGCGTATCTGATGTCAAAGGTGATCGTCCTCGGTCTGATCACCACGATGCAGAGCGTCGTCATCTGCGCGATCGGCTTCTCCGTCCGCCAACTGCCCGCCCAGGGGCTGCTCATGCCCACGGCGGTCGAGGTCTGCGTGGTCATCAGTGCGCTGGGCTTCACCACCATGCTGTTCGGTCTGGTCATCTCCGCGCTCGTGAGGACCCCGGAGAAGACCATGCCGCTGCTCGTGATGTTCGCCGTCGTCCAGGTCGTCTTCACCGGAGTCCTCTTCAAGCTGTTCGACTCGCCGGGCATCGAACAGCTCGGCTGGCTGATGCCCGCCCGCTGGGCGGTCGCCGGTGCCGGGACCACACTCGACCTCGCGCACACCATGCCGCCCTGGAACCTCGACAAGCCGGACGAGCTCGACCCGCTGTGGGCCCACACCGTCGCCCAGTGGGGCATCGACCTGGGTGTGCTCCTGGCGATCGGACTGATCTGCGGCTTCGCGGTGGCCCGCCTGCTGCGCCGGCACGAGCCCGAGATCATGCGGGACTGA
- a CDS encoding quinone oxidoreductase family protein yields the protein MRAAVVQPSGALDLIDVEQPAPGPGQVLVEADVIGAGYVDVMLSRGEYRGIPGPGSVPGMEVVGRVQAAGPGAPGDLVGRRVLAMPALGGYAERVVVDADRVLSVPEEADAAEAVALGVNALVAEIALRRAGTAAGEHVLVRGAGGGIGSLATQIASARGAEVTAVTSSAARGERLLELGAARIVDRTASAVPDRTYDVIVDTVAGPDAGRYLKLLRDNGRYALCGGVGGAPGEDLLSTLLSDFHKSPTLLAFSLNSVTPQELLRSWQEITALWTGGLLSPVLHQRLALTDAEHALELLERGTPFGKVVLDPR from the coding sequence ATGCGAGCAGCGGTCGTGCAGCCGTCCGGGGCGCTTGACCTGATCGACGTGGAACAGCCGGCACCCGGGCCCGGCCAGGTACTCGTCGAGGCCGACGTGATCGGCGCGGGCTATGTCGACGTCATGCTCAGCCGAGGCGAGTACCGGGGCATTCCCGGCCCGGGCTCCGTGCCGGGGATGGAAGTCGTCGGCCGAGTACAGGCGGCCGGACCGGGTGCGCCCGGCGATCTGGTCGGTCGGCGGGTACTGGCCATGCCAGCCCTCGGCGGCTACGCCGAGCGAGTCGTCGTCGACGCGGACCGGGTCCTGTCGGTGCCGGAGGAGGCCGACGCCGCCGAGGCGGTCGCGCTGGGCGTGAACGCGCTCGTCGCCGAGATCGCGCTGCGCCGAGCGGGGACGGCGGCGGGCGAACACGTTCTCGTCCGCGGTGCGGGCGGCGGAATCGGTTCGCTGGCAACACAGATCGCATCCGCTCGTGGGGCCGAGGTCACCGCGGTCACCTCCTCGGCGGCCCGTGGCGAGCGTCTGCTGGAGTTGGGCGCCGCGCGGATCGTGGACCGGACCGCCTCCGCCGTCCCCGACCGGACCTACGACGTGATCGTGGACACGGTCGCGGGCCCGGACGCGGGCCGGTACCTGAAACTGCTACGCGACAACGGACGCTATGCGTTGTGCGGCGGTGTCGGTGGCGCTCCGGGCGAAGACCTTCTCTCCACGCTGCTGAGCGATTTCCACAAGTCGCCGACGCTGCTGGCGTTCAGTCTGAACTCGGTGACACCACAGGAGTTGCTCCGATCCTGGCAGGAGATCACGGCGCTGTGGACCGGGGGCCTGCTCTCACCCGTGCTCCACCAGCGTCTTGCGCTCACCGACGCCGAGCACGCCCTGGAGCTGCTGGAACGCGGAACGCCGTTCGGCAAGGTGGTGCTGGATCCTCGGTAA